The following proteins come from a genomic window of Trifolium pratense cultivar HEN17-A07 linkage group LG4, ARS_RC_1.1, whole genome shotgun sequence:
- the LOC123922962 gene encoding putative FBD-associated F-box protein At3g50710: MENSTSIDRISNIPDDILCHILSFLPTKDSFSTTLLSKRWSSLFKLLTALDFSDYSVSDNKESYLHFWQFVDTITLSTQLIKRILLTITCHRHHDCFKFDRWIETIKRHPVENLQISFSILLPSSIFRFSTLVVLKLLKVTISVDNISVNLPSLKTLHLFLVYFKNRDNFNNVLNGCPILEDFKTDIYNRSRGYTDNLKILSNLITTNIWTYILDVPICKAIQNVHFLILDINRFNHTDFPIFRNLIQLELSVTNLKRLDDVVELLRHCPKLQIFSFEKMEAPRDLFIKWKYPNFVPECISSYLKSCTVNYVGWHLDELRFAKYILQNARLLEIMKIDMRATLDPRLSRTYVLEELTSCPRISPQCKLSTIPC; the protein is encoded by the exons ATGGAGAACTCAACATCTATCGATAGGATTAGCAACATACCTGATGACATATTGTGTCACATACTCTCTTTTCTTCCGACCAAAGATTCTTTCTCCACAACTCTTCTCTCCAAAAGATGGTCCTCACTCTTTAAATTACTCACAGCTCTCGATTTCTCCGATTATTCCGTTTCCGACAACAAAGAGTCTTACCTTCACTTTTGGCAATTCGTCGACACAATCACACTCTCCACCCAACTCATCAAAAGAATTCTCCTCACAATCACATGTCATAGGCATCATGACTGTTTCAAAttcgaccgttggattgaaactATAAAACGGCATCCGGTGGAGAATCTCCAAATCAGTTTCTCTATCCTCTTGCCTTCAAGTATTTTTAGATTTTCAACACTTGTTGTTCTCAAATTGTTGAAGGTAACGATATCGGTTGATAATATCTCTGTCAATCTACCCTCTCTCAAAACCCTACATTTGtttcttgtttattttaaaaatagggaCAATTTCAACAATGTTCTTAATGGGTGTCCCATTTTGGAGGATTTTAAAACTGATATTTACAATAGAAGCAGGGGTTACACTGACAACCTCAAAATTTTATCCAACTTGATCACAACCAATATTTGGACATATATATTGGATGTTCCGATATGTAAAGCAATTCAAAATGTCCACTTTTTAATACTCGAT ATCAACAGGTTTAATCACACGGACTTTCCTATATTTCGAAACTTAATCCAACTTGAATTAAGCGTTACTAACCTTAAGCGCTTGGATGATGTAGTGGAACTGCTCCGACATTGCCCCAAGcttcaaattttttcttttgaaaag ATGGAGGCTCCGAGAGATTTGTTCATAAAGTGGAAATATCCAAATTTTGTTCCTGAATGCATTTCATCTTACCTCAAATCATGTACTGTAAACTATGTAGGTTGGCATCTAGATGAACTTCGATTTGCAAAATACATTTTACAGAATGCACGGCTTTTAGAGATCATGAAGATCGACATGAGAGCTACCTTAGATCCAAGGCTAAGTCGGACCTATGTTTTAGAAGAATTAACCTCGTGTCCAAGGATTTCTCCCCAATGTAAACTTTCGACGATTCCATGTTAG